In Roseibium algicola, the DNA window CACGGGTATGCGCCAGTCGATCGAGCGGGTGCATGCGGCCTATGGCGAAACCCACCCGGCCTATGGCTACATGCTTGGCTGCCGGGCGTTTTCTCTGGAAGAAACCGGCGACTACCGCCTGGCAGAAGCTGCCGGCCGCAAGGGACTGGAATTTGCCCGCGATGATGCCTGGGGCCTTCACGCCGTCGCCCATGTGCACGACATGACCGGCCGCTCCGAAGAAGGGGCTGGCTGGCTGGAAACACAGCCGGAAGGCTGGGCCCACTGCAACAACTTCGGCTATCACGTTTGGTGGCACCTGGCGTTGATGTATCTGGACCAGGGCCAGGCCGACAAGGCGCTTGCGCTCTATGACACCGACATCCGCAAGGACAAGACCGACGACTACCGGGACATTTCCAATGCGGCCTCGCTGCTTGTCCGCCTGGAGCTTGAAGGGGTCGATACTGGCCCCCGCTGGGACGAGCTGGCACTTTTGTCCGACAAGCGCGCCGAAGACGGCTGCAATGTCTTCGCCGACCTGCATTACCTGCTGGCCCTGTTGAACGGTGGTCGCCGCATGGGTGCCGAGCGGTTGCTGACCGGACTGAAGGAACGGGCGCAAACCGAAACGGATCTTGGCCGAATTACCGCGGAAACCGGACTGCCGACCGGCCTCGGCCTGGAACAGTACCGGAAGGGCAATTATGCCTCCGCCTTTGCCCTGCTGGACTCGGCGAGAGACAATCTATACATGGTCGGCGGCTCGCACGCTCAGCGCGATGTCTTCGAGCGAATCACAATCGATGCAGCCCTGCGGGCAGGCATGCCGGAAGATGCGGAACGGCTGCTCAACAGCCGGACGCACAAACGCGGTGCACTGGACAGATTCGCCGAACAACGTCTTGAAATATGCGACAAAATGCACCGCGCCCACCGAGTGATGGAAGACCAAAAACTCAGGGCTACCGGCTCGGTCTGACCCACTGCCGGCACTCGACTGACCAATTATCTCTGGACCCAACGTGAACGCTCACACACAAACGAAACGCCCACGCGATCCGCGGCTAGATTTCTTCCGCGGCCTTGGAATGTTCATTATCTACGTTGCCCACCTGCCCTGGAACTGGTGGACGCTCTGGATTCCCGCCCGGTTCGGGTTTTCCGATGCGACTGAAATCTTCGTCTTCTGTTCGGGCATGGCCTCCGCGCTCGCCTTCGGCAAGATCTTCGACGTTCATGGCTGGGGCATGGGGGCAGCACGCATCCTGCACCGCATGTGGCAGGTGTACTGGGCGCATATCGGCCAGTTCCTGGTCCTCGCCGTCGGCCTTGTCATGCTTCAGAACAGCGGTTACCTGGCTGAGTGCTGCGGCCTGGAAGAAAATTATGTCGCCTCGCTCAACCTCCTGCATCTCTATGACAACGCCGAAATGGCCCTGCCCGGGTTGCTGACGATGACCTGGGTGCCCAACTACTTCGACATTCTGCCGATGTATGTGGTGATCCTGTCGCTGATCCCGGCGATCATGCTTGTCGCCCGCTATTCCGTACCGGGCGCTTTCGCATTGTCGATCGGCCTGTGGCTGGCTGCCCAGTTCGACCTTCTGAGCCTGCCGGCCGAGCCCTGGTCGGACCGGGAATGGTTCTTCAATCCCTTCGCCTGGCAGATGCTGTTCTTCACCGGCTTTGCGTTCATGCGTGGCTGGATACCGGCACCTCCCGTCAGCAAGACGTTGATCGTGCTTTGCGCGGTGGTGCTTGTCGCCACGGTTCCCTTCGCCTACTTCCGCGCCTATCAGGAAAATCACCTGAACCTGGTCTGGGCCCGCGAAATCCGCGAGATCATCAAGCCGCTCTGGATCAAGACGGAATTCGGCCTGTTCCGCTACCTGCACTTCCTGGCCCTAGCCTATCTGGCCTGGGTTGCTGCCGGTGAGCACGGCAGACGCCTGCTCGGACATGGCGAGATCTGGGGCCGGTTCGTGCGTGTTGTCCAGAAGGTCGGACAGCAGTCACTGCCCGTGTTCATGGCAAGCCTGGTCATTGCCCAGGCTGCGGGCATCCTGCGCGACATGGTCTGGGGCCGC includes these proteins:
- a CDS encoding tetratricopeptide repeat protein — its product is MRLTDQFGYELTLSDKEALTAWNETVKAFLAHGRTTPQHLETCLALAPDFALGHAARGIFCLLLGRKELTATAQECLAIARTSVQHTPVTARELAVVDALGSWLQGYPTRSADLLDTVLVTVPEDALIMKLVHAIRFVLGDATGMRQSIERVHAAYGETHPAYGYMLGCRAFSLEETGDYRLAEAAGRKGLEFARDDAWGLHAVAHVHDMTGRSEEGAGWLETQPEGWAHCNNFGYHVWWHLALMYLDQGQADKALALYDTDIRKDKTDDYRDISNAASLLVRLELEGVDTGPRWDELALLSDKRAEDGCNVFADLHYLLALLNGGRRMGAERLLTGLKERAQTETDLGRITAETGLPTGLGLEQYRKGNYASAFALLDSARDNLYMVGGSHAQRDVFERITIDAALRAGMPEDAERLLNSRTHKRGALDRFAEQRLEICDKMHRAHRVMEDQKLRATGSV
- a CDS encoding OpgC family protein, yielding MNAHTQTKRPRDPRLDFFRGLGMFIIYVAHLPWNWWTLWIPARFGFSDATEIFVFCSGMASALAFGKIFDVHGWGMGAARILHRMWQVYWAHIGQFLVLAVGLVMLQNSGYLAECCGLEENYVASLNLLHLYDNAEMALPGLLTMTWVPNYFDILPMYVVILSLIPAIMLVARYSVPGAFALSIGLWLAAQFDLLSLPAEPWSDREWFFNPFAWQMLFFTGFAFMRGWIPAPPVSKTLIVLCAVVLVATVPFAYFRAYQENHLNLVWAREIREIIKPLWIKTEFGLFRYLHFLALAYLAWVAAGEHGRRLLGHGEIWGRFVRVVQKVGQQSLPVFMASLVIAQAAGILRDMVWGRGEWLPQILSNLLGFVALIAVAYVAGWYKSQPWRKPPATSSTGPSERPKTPPADGGEPAAKAKAETREPALT